Proteins encoded by one window of Silvibacterium dinghuense:
- the carA gene encoding glutamine-hydrolyzing carbamoyl-phosphate synthase small subunit codes for MQAILALEDGRIFRGEGYGAKGECYGEVVFNTSLTGYQEIFTDPSYAGQIVILTNPQVGNYGTNNADNEANKPFIEGLVTREFSPVSSNWRSEQVADEYLERFQIPVISEIDTRALVRHLRKHGVMRGVISTIESNPDVLVAKARSLRKMDGTDLAKVVSTKSIYEWNEAHDLLPSEVKQVVEPRTKLHVVAYDYGIKRNILRMLMQEDCRVTVVPAETSAEDVLALNPDGIFLSNGPGDPDPLDYAQDGIRKLAGKKPIFGICLGHQLIGLALGGKTFKLKFGHHGGNHPVKQLNTGKVEITSQNHNYAVDPDSLNTNDVELTHINLNDHTLEGLRHKSMPIFSVQYHPEAAPGPHDSNYLFKDFRKLMEEWKG; via the coding sequence ATGCAGGCGATCCTTGCGCTCGAAGACGGGCGCATCTTCCGCGGTGAGGGCTACGGCGCCAAAGGCGAGTGTTATGGCGAAGTCGTTTTCAATACATCCCTGACCGGTTATCAGGAAATCTTTACCGACCCGTCCTATGCCGGGCAGATCGTCATTCTTACCAATCCCCAGGTGGGGAATTACGGCACCAACAACGCGGACAATGAAGCGAATAAGCCTTTTATCGAAGGGCTTGTTACCCGCGAATTTTCTCCCGTCTCTTCCAACTGGCGCTCCGAGCAGGTTGCCGACGAATATCTCGAGCGTTTCCAGATTCCTGTCATCTCTGAGATCGATACCCGCGCGCTGGTGCGTCACCTCCGCAAGCACGGCGTGATGCGCGGCGTGATCTCGACGATTGAGAGCAACCCCGACGTGCTGGTAGCCAAGGCGCGCTCGCTTCGCAAGATGGACGGCACCGATCTTGCGAAGGTGGTTTCGACCAAGAGCATCTACGAGTGGAACGAAGCGCATGATCTGCTGCCCAGCGAGGTGAAGCAGGTTGTCGAGCCCCGCACCAAGCTGCACGTGGTGGCCTACGACTACGGCATCAAGCGGAACATTCTGCGCATGCTGATGCAGGAAGACTGCCGCGTGACCGTGGTGCCGGCCGAGACCTCTGCCGAAGATGTGCTGGCGCTGAATCCCGATGGCATCTTCCTCTCGAACGGTCCGGGCGACCCCGATCCGCTTGACTATGCGCAGGACGGTATCCGCAAGCTCGCCGGCAAGAAGCCGATCTTCGGCATCTGCCTGGGGCATCAGCTGATCGGCCTGGCGCTTGGCGGCAAGACCTTCAAGCTGAAGTTCGGGCATCACGGCGGCAATCACCCCGTGAAGCAGCTGAACACCGGCAAGGTTGAGATCACGAGCCAGAATCACAACTACGCTGTCGATCCCGATTCGCTCAACACGAACGACGTGGAGCTGACGCACATCAATCTGAACGACCACACGCTCGAAGGACTGCGGCACAAGTCGATGCCGATCTTCAGCGTGCAGTACCACCCGGAAGCTGCTCCGGGGCCGCATGATTCGAACTACCTCTTCAAGGACTTCCGCAAGCTGATGGAGGAGTGGAAGGGGTGA
- the carB gene encoding carbamoyl-phosphate synthase large subunit: protein MPRRNDITKILVIGSGPIVIGQSAEFDYSGTQACKALKQEGYEVVLVNSNPATIMTDPELADRTYIEPLTAEYVEEILRIESEMLKAEGRSGKFAVLPTVGGQTALNLAVDLADSGVLDKYGIELIGAKLEAIKKAEDRLLFKDAMTRIGLDMPRSALVNNVRDGSEFATKIGFPVIIRPSFTLGGSGGGIAYNREELMDTLSRGLDLSPVHECLIEESVLGWKEYELEVVRDLADNVIIICSIENFDPMGVHTGDSITVAPAQTLTDREYQAMRDAAIRVIREIGVETGGSNVQFAVHPNTGRMTVIEMNPRVSRSSALASKATGFPIAKIAAKLAVGYTLDEIPNDITKMTPACFEPTIDYVVTKIPKWQFEKFPGADENLGPQMKSVGEVLAMGRTFKESLMKALRSLETGKKIGSEELEPRRLTQKLVTPQPERLNYIRFAFRQGMSVRDVARMTSMDPWFLYQIKEITDTIAKVGEETPESVSPELLRKAKRMGVSDERIAEVWNIPTNDGVATVRELRKSLGIKPVYKLVDTCAAEFESSTPYLYSTYDEESEAEPTSKRKVIILGSGPNRIGQGIEFDYCCCHAAFALREDDYETVMVNCNPETVSTDYDTSDRLYFEPLTLEDVLAVYEHEASSGAEIGMIVQFGGQTPLNLALRLKAAGVPILGTSPESIDLAEDRKRFGKLLEDLDIPQPPGVMATSVEEALNGAERIGFPVLVRPSYVLGGRAMVIAYDADAVSRYMKEAVEYSQERPILIDHFLEDAVEVDVDALCDTKDVVIAGIMQHIEEAGIHSGDSSCVLPAVDLAPETLDTIRSYTRKLALALNVIGLVNLQFAIQRKPGQPDKVYVIEVNPRASRTVPYVSKATGIPLAKIASRLMTGRTLRELLPEQVASAKDLDTGDHFFVKSPVFPWNKFQGVDPVLGPEMRSTGEVMGVADNFGEAFAKAQLSAGLRLPLKGTVFFSVNDRDKAQLVELARQYVELGFHLVATEGTANVLRKAGLVVESVYKVKEGRPNVVDFIKGERINLIINTPHGQDPFFDEKAIRRAAVLNRIPTITTMAAARAAAEGIVALQEHQTNVNPLQHLHAARVAAK, encoded by the coding sequence ATGCCACGCAGGAATGACATCACCAAGATACTCGTGATCGGCTCCGGGCCGATCGTGATTGGCCAGTCGGCGGAATTCGATTATTCGGGCACGCAGGCGTGCAAGGCATTGAAGCAGGAAGGCTATGAAGTGGTGCTGGTGAATTCGAACCCGGCCACGATCATGACCGATCCGGAGCTGGCTGACCGCACTTACATCGAGCCGCTGACGGCTGAATACGTCGAAGAGATTCTGCGGATCGAGTCGGAGATGCTGAAGGCCGAAGGCCGCAGCGGCAAGTTCGCCGTGCTGCCCACGGTGGGCGGACAGACGGCACTCAATCTTGCCGTGGACCTGGCAGACTCCGGCGTGCTCGACAAGTATGGGATCGAGCTGATCGGCGCGAAGCTCGAGGCGATCAAGAAGGCAGAGGATCGTCTGCTCTTTAAGGATGCGATGACTCGCATCGGTCTCGACATGCCGCGCTCGGCCCTGGTGAACAACGTCCGCGATGGCTCTGAGTTCGCGACCAAGATCGGCTTCCCGGTCATCATCCGTCCTTCGTTCACGCTGGGCGGCTCGGGCGGCGGTATCGCCTACAACCGCGAAGAGCTGATGGACACGCTCTCGCGCGGCCTCGACCTTTCGCCGGTGCATGAGTGCCTGATCGAAGAGTCGGTGCTGGGCTGGAAGGAATATGAGCTCGAAGTCGTGCGCGACCTCGCCGACAACGTCATCATCATCTGCTCGATCGAGAACTTCGATCCCATGGGCGTGCATACCGGCGACTCGATCACCGTGGCTCCGGCGCAGACGCTGACCGACCGCGAGTACCAGGCGATGCGCGATGCGGCGATCCGCGTCATCCGTGAGATCGGCGTGGAGACGGGCGGCTCGAACGTGCAGTTTGCCGTGCATCCGAATACCGGCCGCATGACGGTGATCGAGATGAACCCGCGCGTGTCGCGCTCTTCGGCCCTGGCTTCAAAGGCGACCGGTTTCCCGATCGCGAAGATCGCAGCCAAGCTCGCCGTGGGCTACACGCTCGACGAGATTCCGAACGACATCACGAAGATGACGCCGGCCTGCTTTGAGCCGACGATCGACTATGTCGTGACAAAGATTCCGAAGTGGCAGTTCGAGAAGTTCCCGGGCGCCGATGAGAACCTCGGGCCACAGATGAAGTCGGTGGGCGAAGTGCTGGCAATGGGCAGAACCTTCAAGGAATCCTTGATGAAGGCGCTGCGCTCGCTCGAGACCGGCAAGAAGATCGGCTCTGAGGAACTGGAGCCGCGCCGCCTGACGCAGAAGCTGGTAACACCGCAGCCTGAGCGCCTGAACTACATCCGTTTTGCCTTCCGGCAGGGCATGTCGGTGCGCGACGTGGCGCGGATGACCTCGATGGACCCGTGGTTCCTGTACCAGATCAAGGAAATTACGGACACCATTGCCAAGGTCGGCGAAGAGACGCCTGAGAGTGTCTCTCCGGAGCTGCTGCGTAAAGCCAAGCGCATGGGTGTCTCCGACGAGCGCATCGCCGAGGTCTGGAACATTCCGACCAACGATGGCGTGGCCACGGTGCGCGAGCTGCGCAAATCGCTGGGCATCAAGCCGGTGTACAAGCTCGTGGATACCTGCGCTGCGGAGTTCGAGAGCAGCACGCCCTATCTCTACTCCACCTACGACGAAGAGAGCGAAGCGGAGCCGACGAGCAAGCGCAAGGTCATCATCCTGGGCTCTGGGCCGAACCGCATCGGGCAGGGCATCGAGTTCGATTACTGCTGCTGCCATGCGGCCTTCGCGCTGCGCGAAGACGATTACGAGACGGTGATGGTGAACTGCAATCCGGAGACGGTTTCGACGGATTACGACACCAGCGACCGCCTGTACTTCGAGCCGCTGACGCTGGAAGACGTGCTGGCGGTGTATGAGCACGAGGCTTCGAGCGGCGCGGAGATCGGCATGATCGTGCAGTTTGGCGGGCAGACGCCGCTGAACCTGGCGCTACGCCTCAAGGCGGCAGGCGTGCCGATTCTCGGCACCTCGCCCGAATCGATTGATCTCGCGGAAGACCGCAAGCGCTTCGGCAAGCTGCTCGAGGACCTGGATATTCCTCAGCCTCCGGGCGTGATGGCTACGAGCGTGGAAGAGGCACTGAACGGCGCGGAAAGGATCGGCTTCCCGGTGCTGGTGCGTCCTTCCTACGTGCTTGGCGGCCGCGCCATGGTCATCGCCTACGATGCCGATGCGGTTTCGCGTTACATGAAGGAAGCGGTCGAGTACTCGCAGGAGCGGCCGATTCTCATCGACCACTTCCTCGAGGACGCGGTGGAAGTGGACGTGGACGCGCTGTGCGACACGAAGGACGTGGTCATCGCCGGCATCATGCAGCATATCGAAGAGGCGGGTATCCACTCGGGCGATTCGTCCTGCGTGCTGCCCGCGGTCGATCTTGCTCCGGAGACACTCGACACCATCCGCAGCTACACGCGCAAGCTGGCGCTGGCGCTCAATGTGATCGGTCTGGTGAACCTGCAGTTCGCCATCCAGCGCAAGCCAGGGCAGCCGGACAAGGTGTATGTGATCGAAGTGAACCCGCGTGCCTCGCGCACGGTGCCCTATGTTTCGAAGGCGACGGGAATTCCGCTGGCCAAGATCGCATCGCGCCTGATGACGGGCCGCACGCTGCGCGAGCTGTTGCCGGAGCAGGTGGCCTCGGCCAAGGATCTGGATACCGGCGACCACTTCTTCGTGAAGTCGCCGGTCTTCCCCTGGAACAAGTTCCAGGGTGTGGACCCGGTGCTCGGGCCGGAGATGCGTTCGACGGGCGAAGTGATGGGTGTGGCTGATAACTTCGGTGAAGCCTTTGCCAAGGCCCAGCTTTCGGCCGGCCTGCGGCTGCCGCTGAAGGGCACGGTCTTCTTTAGCGTCAACGATCGCGACAAGGCGCAGCTTGTGGAGCTGGCGCGGCAGTATGTCGAGCTCGGCTTCCACCTGGTGGCGACCGAGGGCACGGCGAATGTGCTGCGTAAGGCAGGCCTGGTGGTGGAGAGCGTCTACAAGGTGAAGGAAGGCCGTCCGAATGTGGTCGACTTCATCAAGGGCGAGCGCATCAACCTGATCATCAACACGCCGCACGGACAGGACCCGTTCTTCGACGAGAAGGCGATCCGGCGCGCGGCGGTGCTCAACCGCATTCCCACGATCACGACCATGGCTGCTGCCCGCGCGGCTGCCGAGGGAATCGTGGCGCTGCAAGAGCATCAGACCAACGTGAATCCGCTGCAGCATCTGCATGCAGCGCGTGTGGCGGCGAAGTAG
- the truA gene encoding tRNA pseudouridine(38-40) synthase TruA: MNWKLTLAYDGTDFHGWQVQPEKPTIQGHLAEAIRRVTGAVVLPQGSGRTDAGVHALGQVASCELPGNIPPASLQRALNRSLPSPIRILSAEPAAPDFHARHAVIAKTYEYRLFRGELCPPWLARYVYALNWPLDLAAMQAAAPQVEGEHDFTSFAANDPDLTARRAAIHEEEGGPGNVRRIFRSEFLFREDPSGAVLVYRVRGTGFLHHMVRNLVGTFLDIGRGHIAPEAIPAILAARTRTAAGATAPARGLFLESVEYNPER; encoded by the coding sequence ATGAACTGGAAACTCACCCTCGCCTACGACGGCACAGACTTTCATGGCTGGCAGGTCCAGCCCGAGAAGCCCACCATTCAGGGGCACCTTGCCGAGGCCATCCGTCGCGTAACCGGCGCCGTCGTTCTGCCCCAGGGCAGCGGCCGCACCGACGCCGGTGTCCACGCATTGGGGCAGGTCGCGAGCTGCGAGCTTCCCGGCAACATCCCACCCGCCAGCCTTCAACGCGCGCTGAACCGTTCCCTGCCTTCGCCTATCCGCATTCTTTCCGCGGAACCGGCTGCGCCGGACTTCCATGCCCGCCATGCTGTTATCGCCAAAACCTACGAATACCGCCTCTTCCGCGGCGAGCTTTGCCCGCCATGGCTGGCGCGCTACGTCTACGCGCTGAACTGGCCTCTCGATCTGGCGGCCATGCAGGCTGCCGCCCCCCAGGTGGAAGGCGAGCATGACTTCACCTCGTTTGCGGCCAACGATCCCGACCTGACCGCGCGCCGCGCCGCGATCCACGAGGAAGAAGGCGGTCCGGGCAATGTGCGCCGCATCTTCCGTTCCGAATTTCTCTTTCGCGAAGATCCCTCCGGCGCGGTTCTCGTCTATCGCGTCCGCGGCACCGGCTTTCTTCACCACATGGTTCGCAACCTGGTCGGCACCTTTCTCGATATCGGCCGTGGCCACATCGCCCCCGAGGCCATCCCGGCGATCCTTGCCGCACGTACCCGTACTGCCGCCGGAGCTACCGCGCCGGCGCGCGGCCTCTTTCTCGAAAGCGTCGAATACAACCCCGAAAGATAG
- a CDS encoding TolC family protein, which yields MDFSVTRGSRRRAQNDNGWFRKLKAGAALSCLLAGTLPGYAIGLPGQDAAAKPSSLPSAPGAIPAPNFTQPLFMRPSDRDFSKARGYFRNPLAPYLPTTAPAGNFANSPKLGDLVKDGKIYLSLSDAILLALENNYDIAIQRYNLDIADTDILRTRAGGNFLGVSSGLVEGTLGGSGQTVTSGGGPGGTSASAGGAAAGGSGLALTTNGGGSTPETLDPVLTGTVELQRQSTQELSPLFYGTDKLNQNSDTYNFAYNQGFLTGTQLQVSFNNSYTTSNNLYSTYSPALQTTFNAQLTQHILQGFGWGINGRFMVQAKNNRRVADSAFRQQLLYTVNQVENIYWGLVSAYEDLQAKRRSLEQSQALLDDDKRALQIGTMAPLDVVSATSSVETDRQAEISSESNLEYQQLLMKQAIARSLEDPVLANAPVIPTDRVSLIEMPEERESADDLVRQAVANSPSIEQAILTLKNDEITLKGEKNKLLPQVDVFAFYGASALGGKQSPNCEDFYTGTTCPPNTYPSTNYSSAFQNLFNSSSPDKGAGVQINIPLRNRVAQSEQARSELEYRQAQMRLQQLYVQTRMNVINAQFALTNDRASVQSANATLEYDRQSLDAELKKLHLGASTTALVLQQQRALAIAQNSVISATAKYAIDRAALDEILASTLDRYNISITDAATGNVKTAPVIPGLRPAGSEPEVQLPAQQQRLQQEQQGPPPQQQ from the coding sequence ATGGATTTTTCAGTGACGAGGGGAAGCAGGCGCAGAGCTCAGAATGACAATGGCTGGTTCAGAAAGCTGAAAGCCGGGGCGGCGCTGAGCTGCTTACTCGCAGGAACGCTGCCGGGTTACGCGATCGGACTTCCCGGACAGGATGCGGCTGCGAAGCCCTCCTCGCTGCCCTCTGCCCCTGGCGCAATTCCGGCTCCGAATTTCACGCAGCCGCTCTTCATGCGTCCCAGCGATCGCGATTTCTCGAAGGCGCGGGGCTATTTCCGCAATCCGCTGGCGCCTTATCTGCCGACCACGGCCCCGGCAGGGAACTTTGCGAATTCACCGAAGCTCGGCGACCTGGTGAAAGACGGCAAGATCTACCTGAGCCTGAGTGATGCGATTCTGCTGGCGCTCGAAAACAACTACGACATCGCCATCCAGCGCTACAACCTGGATATTGCCGATACGGACATTCTGCGCACGCGGGCGGGCGGCAACTTTCTCGGTGTGAGCTCGGGTCTCGTCGAAGGCACTCTGGGCGGCTCGGGGCAGACGGTGACCAGTGGCGGTGGTCCGGGCGGCACCAGCGCCAGCGCAGGCGGCGCGGCAGCGGGCGGCAGCGGTCTTGCCCTGACGACGAACGGCGGCGGTTCGACGCCGGAGACGCTGGACCCGGTGCTCACTGGAACGGTCGAGCTGCAGCGCCAGTCGACGCAGGAGCTGAGCCCGCTCTTTTATGGCACCGATAAGCTCAACCAGAACTCCGATACTTATAACTTCGCTTATAACCAGGGTTTCCTGACCGGCACGCAGCTGCAGGTCTCGTTCAACAACAGCTACACCACGTCGAACAACCTCTACAGCACCTACAGCCCGGCGCTGCAGACCACCTTCAATGCGCAGCTGACGCAGCATATTCTGCAGGGCTTCGGCTGGGGCATCAACGGCCGCTTCATGGTGCAGGCGAAGAACAATCGCCGCGTCGCCGATTCGGCCTTCCGGCAGCAGCTGCTCTATACCGTCAACCAGGTGGAGAACATCTACTGGGGCTTGGTGAGCGCGTACGAAGATCTGCAGGCAAAACGGCGCTCACTCGAGCAATCTCAGGCGTTGCTCGACGACGACAAGCGGGCCTTGCAGATCGGCACCATGGCGCCGCTGGATGTGGTCAGCGCAACCAGCTCGGTGGAGACCGACCGGCAGGCGGAGATCAGCTCGGAGAGCAACCTGGAATACCAGCAGCTGCTGATGAAGCAGGCCATTGCGCGCAGCCTGGAAGACCCGGTACTGGCCAATGCGCCGGTGATTCCGACCGACCGCGTGAGCCTGATCGAGATGCCCGAGGAGCGCGAGTCCGCGGACGACCTGGTACGGCAGGCTGTGGCCAACAGCCCGTCCATCGAGCAGGCGATCCTGACGCTGAAGAACGATGAGATCACGCTGAAGGGCGAGAAGAACAAGCTGCTGCCGCAGGTGGATGTCTTCGCCTTTTATGGAGCTTCGGCGCTGGGCGGCAAGCAGAGCCCGAACTGCGAGGACTTCTACACCGGGACAACCTGCCCGCCCAACACGTATCCCAGCACAAACTACAGCAGCGCCTTCCAGAATCTGTTCAATTCGAGCAGCCCGGATAAAGGCGCGGGGGTGCAGATCAATATTCCGCTGCGCAATCGCGTGGCGCAGTCGGAGCAGGCGCGTTCGGAACTGGAGTACCGGCAGGCGCAGATGCGTCTGCAGCAGCTCTACGTGCAGACGCGGATGAATGTGATCAACGCGCAGTTTGCGCTGACCAACGATCGCGCGTCGGTGCAGTCGGCAAACGCAACGCTGGAGTACGACAGGCAGAGCCTCGATGCGGAGTTGAAGAAGCTGCACCTGGGGGCTTCGACAACGGCGCTGGTGCTGCAGCAGCAGAGGGCGCTGGCGATTGCGCAGAACTCAGTGATTTCAGCGACGGCAAAGTATGCCATCGACCGGGCGGCACTGGATGAAATTCTTGCGAGCACGCTCGACCGCTACAACATCTCGATTACCGACGCCGCGACCGGCAACGTGAAGACCGCGCCGGTGATTCCCGGGCTCAGGCCTGCCGGCAGTGAGCCCGAGGTGCAGCTGCCGGCGCAACAGCAGCGGCTTCAGCAGGAGCAACAGGGACCACCGCCGCAGCAGCAGTAA
- a CDS encoding methyltransferase family protein, giving the protein MEMLGRTITWMWVVFLLGWLFSAFTTKRSVQQQSGGSRLVQSLIMLLGVALLMNYRHFLGHGWLAAPLVPNSLASVGTGAALTFGGLAFCVWARLILGRNWSGVVTIKQDHELIVRGPYRIVRHPIYTGLLIAFLGTATAIGFAYSFAGVLVIAISFWLKLKVEEQFMLQQFGAQYTDYRRHTRALIPFVL; this is encoded by the coding sequence ATGGAGATGCTAGGCCGCACCATTACCTGGATGTGGGTTGTATTTCTGCTGGGCTGGCTTTTCAGCGCTTTCACCACCAAGCGCTCCGTGCAGCAGCAGAGCGGAGGTTCGCGCCTGGTACAGAGCCTGATCATGTTGCTCGGCGTAGCGCTTTTGATGAACTACCGGCATTTCCTTGGCCATGGATGGCTGGCTGCGCCGCTTGTGCCCAACAGTCTCGCTTCTGTCGGTACAGGAGCCGCGCTCACCTTCGGCGGACTCGCCTTCTGTGTCTGGGCGCGCTTGATTCTCGGCCGGAACTGGAGCGGCGTCGTCACGATCAAACAGGATCACGAGCTCATCGTGCGCGGGCCTTACCGGATCGTCCGGCATCCCATCTACACCGGACTGCTGATCGCCTTCCTCGGCACAGCGACGGCCATCGGCTTTGCCTACAGCTTTGCCGGCGTGCTCGTGATTGCCATCAGTTTCTGGCTCAAGCTGAAAGTCGAGGAGCAGTTCATGCTGCAACAGTTTGGCGCACAATATACCGACTATCGCCGGCATACGCGCGCCCTGATTCCCTTCGTTTTGTAA